One Pseudorhodoplanes sinuspersici DNA segment encodes these proteins:
- a CDS encoding acetoacetate--CoA ligase, with amino-acid sequence MTDKPLWIPSPERVAATQVMDFMRQVNDRHGLSLTSYKDLHAWSVAHPGLFWDQVWDYCGVIGDKGGRRLIDGDRMPGAQFFPDASINFAENLLRKTGSGDAMVFRGEDKVSYRLTWDDVHALVSRAQQALKAAGVGKGDRVAAMLPNLPESVALMLAVTSIGAIWSSCSPDFGERGVLDRFGQIEPKVFLAVDGYWYNGKAIDLTDRLTHIAGQLPTAQKVIIVPYLKIADKVAAAVPRAVTLEAFLAPFTAKPVIYERVPFNHPVYILYSSGTTGVPKCIVHGGGGTLLQHLKEHRLQSDVREGDRVFYFTTLGWMMWNWLVSGIGAGATLILWDGSPFAPKPDVLFEYAQDEKITLFGTSAKYIDALKKADVHPAKTHDLSSVRVMTSTGSPLAAESFDYVYSDIKSDLHLASISGGTDIVSCFVLGDPTAPVYRGEIQAAGLGMAVDVWSDDGQHIEQEKGELVCTRPFTSMPVMFWNDPDGKKYRAAYFERFPNVWCHGDFAEWTKHGGLIIHGRSDATLNPGGVRIGTAEIYAQVEQIPEVLEAIAIGQDFDNDVRVVLFVRCKEGVTLDDNLRDTIKKKIRTGASPRHVPAKIIQIADIPRTKSGKITELAVRDVVHGRAVKNTEALANPEALKLYEGLAELRT; translated from the coding sequence ATGACTGACAAACCGCTGTGGATACCGAGCCCCGAACGCGTGGCCGCCACCCAGGTCATGGATTTCATGCGGCAGGTCAACGACCGCCATGGCCTCTCCCTGACGAGTTACAAGGACTTACATGCTTGGTCGGTCGCCCATCCGGGCCTGTTCTGGGATCAGGTGTGGGATTATTGCGGCGTCATTGGTGATAAAGGTGGGCGGCGGCTGATCGACGGCGACAGGATGCCGGGCGCGCAGTTTTTCCCCGACGCGTCGATCAATTTTGCCGAGAATCTTCTGCGCAAGACCGGCTCCGGCGACGCGATGGTATTCCGCGGTGAGGACAAGGTCTCGTACCGCCTGACCTGGGACGACGTTCATGCGCTGGTGTCGCGCGCGCAGCAGGCGTTGAAGGCCGCCGGCGTCGGCAAGGGCGACCGCGTCGCTGCCATGCTGCCGAATCTGCCCGAATCGGTGGCGCTGATGCTGGCAGTGACGTCGATTGGCGCGATCTGGTCGTCCTGTTCGCCGGATTTCGGCGAGCGCGGCGTGCTTGATCGCTTCGGCCAGATCGAGCCGAAGGTGTTCTTGGCCGTCGATGGTTATTGGTACAATGGCAAGGCGATCGATCTCACCGACCGGCTGACCCACATTGCGGGCCAGCTTCCGACCGCACAAAAAGTCATCATCGTCCCGTATCTCAAGATAGCCGATAAAGTTGCCGCCGCCGTGCCGCGCGCGGTGACGCTTGAGGCGTTCCTTGCGCCCTTCACGGCCAAGCCCGTCATCTACGAGCGCGTGCCATTCAACCACCCGGTCTACATTCTCTATTCGTCCGGCACGACCGGCGTGCCGAAATGCATCGTGCATGGCGGTGGCGGCACATTATTGCAGCATCTCAAAGAGCATCGTCTGCAGAGCGACGTGCGCGAGGGCGACCGCGTGTTCTATTTCACCACGCTCGGCTGGATGATGTGGAATTGGCTGGTCTCCGGCATCGGCGCCGGTGCGACGCTCATTCTGTGGGACGGCTCGCCCTTCGCGCCCAAGCCCGATGTGCTGTTCGAATATGCGCAGGACGAGAAGATCACGCTGTTCGGCACGAGCGCGAAATATATCGATGCGCTGAAGAAAGCGGACGTGCATCCGGCTAAGACGCACGATCTGTCGTCGGTCCGCGTGATGACATCGACCGGCTCACCGCTTGCCGCCGAAAGCTTCGATTACGTCTATTCCGACATCAAGAGCGACCTGCATCTCGCCTCGATTTCCGGCGGCACCGACATCGTGTCGTGCTTCGTGCTCGGCGATCCGACTGCGCCGGTGTATCGCGGCGAGATCCAGGCGGCTGGGCTCGGCATGGCGGTGGATGTGTGGTCCGACGACGGCCAGCATATCGAACAGGAGAAGGGCGAACTTGTTTGCACGCGCCCCTTCACCTCGATGCCGGTCATGTTCTGGAACGATCCGGATGGAAAGAAATATCGCGCCGCCTATTTCGAGCGTTTTCCGAACGTGTGGTGCCATGGCGACTTTGCCGAATGGACGAAACATGGCGGTCTGATCATCCATGGCCGCTCCGACGCAACGCTCAATCCCGGCGGCGTGCGCATCGGCACGGCGGAAATCTACGCCCAGGTCGAGCAGATCCCGGAAGTGCTGGAGGCGATCGCTATCGGCCAGGATTTCGACAATGATGTGCGCGTCGTACTGTTCGTGCGCTGCAAGGAGGGCGTCACGCTCGACGACAACTTGCGCGACACCATCAAGAAGAAGATCCGTACCGGCGCCTCGCCGCGCCATGTGCCGGCCAAGATCATCCAGATCGCCGACATTCCGCGCACCAAATCCGGCAAGATTACCGAACTCGCCGTGCGCGATGTGGTGCATGGCCGTGCGGTGAAGAACACCGAGGCATTGGCCAATCCGGAAGCGTTGAAGCTGTATGAGGGACTGGCGGAATTGCGGACGTAA
- a CDS encoding ABC transporter substrate-binding protein codes for MTRSKVLLAAAFALTFAPPLHAKTIEINIGHQSMCTDTYTAGIVVKELKLLEKHLPKTGKYKDAKFTVSWSDYSSGGPITNQMLANKLNFGVMGDYPLIVNGAKFQATESLRTLYVAGTGYNLKGSGNSIVVPVKSDIYSIDDLKGKAVSTPVGSAAWGMLLKAMQDSNIPTSEYQLKNQSPAVGAANIATNKIDAHADFCPWTEIMEFRGTGRKIYDGSETGVPYLHGVVVRQDFAKEYPEVVTAFIKAIYDAGKWIKEDPMRAVELMEKWTGVEKEVLYIYFSKGGHLTLDPTIKPQWIDALKFDHTVLAKEQAIPPLDFDTWITDTYVKAAYKDMKVDYEAEKAEVVDPVKANAGLPMEIWHSREGIKTYPNLAAFLKAVATYNAEGSKLNSTYVYDVETGLKLFGKTAFYVKANDGSFATFLRKREAEAHAKKVDGTIVTYEEAWGSFSS; via the coding sequence ATGACGCGTTCCAAAGTCCTGCTTGCAGCAGCCTTTGCGCTGACGTTCGCGCCGCCGCTGCATGCCAAGACCATCGAAATCAACATCGGTCACCAGAGCATGTGCACCGATACCTACACCGCCGGGATCGTGGTCAAAGAGCTGAAGCTCTTGGAAAAACACCTGCCCAAGACCGGCAAGTACAAGGACGCGAAGTTCACTGTGAGCTGGAGCGATTATTCGTCAGGTGGGCCGATCACCAACCAGATGCTCGCCAACAAGCTCAATTTCGGCGTGATGGGCGACTACCCCCTCATCGTCAACGGCGCGAAGTTTCAGGCCACCGAGAGCCTGCGAACGCTCTATGTCGCGGGCACTGGCTATAACCTGAAGGGCTCGGGCAATTCGATTGTCGTTCCCGTCAAGTCCGACATCTATTCGATCGACGACCTCAAGGGCAAAGCGGTATCGACGCCGGTCGGGTCCGCTGCCTGGGGCATGCTGCTGAAGGCTATGCAGGATAGCAATATCCCGACCAGCGAGTATCAGCTCAAAAACCAGTCTCCGGCAGTCGGTGCGGCCAATATTGCGACCAACAAGATCGACGCACATGCCGATTTCTGTCCTTGGACGGAGATCATGGAATTCCGTGGGACCGGCCGGAAAATCTATGACGGCTCGGAGACCGGCGTCCCCTATCTGCACGGCGTTGTCGTGCGCCAGGACTTCGCCAAGGAATATCCGGAAGTCGTGACCGCTTTCATCAAGGCGATCTATGACGCGGGCAAATGGATCAAGGAAGATCCGATGCGCGCCGTCGAACTGATGGAGAAATGGACCGGCGTCGAGAAGGAAGTGCTCTATATCTACTTCTCCAAGGGCGGCCACCTGACTCTCGATCCCACCATCAAGCCGCAATGGATCGACGCGCTCAAGTTCGACCACACGGTGCTGGCCAAGGAGCAGGCGATCCCGCCGCTCGACTTCGATACCTGGATCACCGACACCTACGTCAAGGCCGCCTACAAGGACATGAAAGTGGACTACGAGGCGGAGAAGGCCGAGGTGGTCGATCCGGTCAAAGCCAATGCCGGCCTGCCGATGGAAATCTGGCATTCCCGCGAGGGCATCAAGACCTATCCGAATCTCGCCGCGTTTCTCAAGGCGGTGGCGACGTACAACGCTGAGGGCTCGAAGCTCAATTCCACCTATGTTTACGATGTCGAGACCGGCCTGAAGCTGTTCGGCAAGACTGCGTTCTACGTGAAGGCCAACGATGGCAGCTTCGCCACCTTCCTGCGCAAGCGCGAAGCCGAAGCACACGCCAAGAAGGTCGATGGCACGATCGTGACCTATGAGGAGGCGTGGGGATCATTCTCCTCATGA
- a CDS encoding Crp/Fnr family transcriptional regulator, translating to MNRPQPPAAMTARSIAIVSSEPALFLAEAIGDLNEGANFLAQLSSEVWETLRRKGTQVTIKAGSSVFLQGDQHEGIWLIEDGVVRTFYAAPSGREITLAYWTAGHFVGGPEIFGGGQHIWSADVMQTCRLLYLPAGAIRSLIQTQPSFALCLIEGLVAKGKCYSALAQMLGTRSVVERLAQLLVILAENHGRREGNRLFIERKITHDQIATIVGATRQWVTITLDKFQKKGIITVARQSIVIERYDLLMAQVGSD from the coding sequence GTGAACCGACCGCAACCTCCGGCCGCCATGACAGCAAGGTCCATTGCCATAGTATCCAGCGAACCGGCCCTGTTCCTGGCCGAGGCGATCGGCGATCTCAATGAGGGAGCCAATTTTCTGGCGCAACTTTCATCCGAAGTCTGGGAGACGTTGCGGCGAAAGGGCACGCAGGTCACGATCAAAGCCGGCAGCAGCGTCTTCCTGCAGGGCGACCAGCACGAAGGCATCTGGCTGATCGAGGACGGCGTTGTGCGGACATTCTACGCGGCCCCCTCGGGGCGCGAGATCACCCTCGCCTACTGGACGGCCGGACACTTCGTCGGCGGCCCGGAGATATTCGGCGGCGGCCAGCATATCTGGTCCGCCGACGTGATGCAGACATGCCGACTTCTTTACCTTCCCGCAGGCGCCATCCGCTCGCTGATCCAGACCCAACCTTCCTTCGCGCTATGCCTGATCGAAGGACTCGTTGCCAAGGGCAAATGCTATTCCGCGCTGGCGCAGATGCTCGGGACGCGCTCGGTCGTCGAGCGGCTCGCGCAGTTGCTTGTGATTCTAGCCGAAAATCATGGCCGGCGCGAAGGCAACCGCCTTTTCATCGAGCGCAAGATCACCCATGATCAGATCGCCACCATCGTAGGGGCGACCCGGCAATGGGTGACGATCACACTCGATAAGTTCCAGAAGAAGGGCATCATCACGGTCGCACGCCAATCGATCGTCATTGAACGCTACGATCTTCTGATGGCACAGGTCGGATCGGACTAA
- a CDS encoding peroxiredoxin family protein, whose protein sequence is MTISRRTALSALVTTLLPPQALSEALSLTELPGSVAAPDFTLTDLNGIIHRLSDYRGRPLLVNFWAVWCPPCRRELAALADLREQLSDTYVAVLAINLGDKAERIAAFLQQHPAPNLPVLLDHKKSTAAAWHVRGLPVAYAIDTAGILRYGALGERDWRAPIIERQLRSLP, encoded by the coding sequence ATGACGATCAGCCGGCGTACCGCATTGTCGGCTCTCGTGACGACATTGTTGCCGCCGCAGGCATTGAGCGAAGCGCTGTCCTTGACCGAACTGCCCGGCAGTGTCGCGGCGCCAGACTTTACGCTGACCGACTTGAACGGCATCATTCATCGCCTGTCGGATTATCGCGGACGACCGCTGCTGGTAAATTTCTGGGCGGTGTGGTGTCCACCGTGCCGACGCGAGCTGGCCGCGCTCGCCGATCTGCGCGAACAATTGTCCGACACGTATGTCGCGGTGCTTGCCATCAATCTTGGCGACAAAGCCGAACGCATCGCGGCATTCCTCCAGCAGCATCCGGCGCCGAATTTGCCTGTGCTGCTTGACCACAAAAAATCGACGGCTGCCGCCTGGCACGTGCGCGGACTTCCCGTCGCTTATGCGATCGATACCGCGGGTATCCTGCGTTACGGCGCACTGGGTGAGCGCGACTGGCGCGCTCCGATCATCGAAAGGCAGCTTCGTTCACTGCCATGA
- a CDS encoding ABC transporter ATP-binding protein encodes MLNTVTSFAARTEPLRQKKPHAVDTGLVEIDRVSVVFGKGRNAHTAVQETSIRIAPGEFVCILGPSGCGKSTLLNTVAGYVKPAGGEVRVDGDLVTKPGPDRGMVFQQYSLFPWKTVKENVAFGPKIAGLLSEPIANTFLDMVGLTRFANRYPAELSGGMQQRVGIARALANYPRVLLMDEPFGALDAQTRLMMQENLLKIWAEFGTTVLFITHDVDEAIFLADRVLIMSASPGRIIADLAVNLPRPRLPEVTAEPAFAELKRQCIAQIRAESLKAFEQQNR; translated from the coding sequence ATGTTGAACACCGTGACGTCCTTTGCAGCCAGAACCGAACCGCTGCGGCAGAAGAAACCGCATGCGGTCGATACCGGCCTGGTCGAGATCGATCGGGTGTCCGTCGTGTTCGGTAAGGGCCGAAACGCGCATACGGCAGTCCAGGAAACCTCGATCAGAATCGCGCCCGGCGAGTTCGTCTGCATTCTTGGACCCTCGGGCTGCGGCAAATCCACCTTGCTGAACACCGTTGCAGGCTATGTAAAGCCAGCCGGCGGCGAGGTCCGCGTCGACGGCGATCTGGTGACCAAGCCTGGCCCCGACCGCGGCATGGTGTTTCAGCAATATTCCCTGTTCCCGTGGAAGACAGTGAAGGAAAATGTGGCCTTCGGTCCAAAGATCGCCGGTCTTCTGTCCGAGCCGATCGCCAACACCTTTCTCGACATGGTCGGCCTGACCCGCTTCGCCAACCGCTATCCGGCAGAATTGTCGGGCGGCATGCAGCAGCGCGTCGGCATTGCGCGTGCGCTGGCCAATTATCCTCGCGTGCTGCTGATGGACGAGCCGTTCGGCGCGCTCGATGCTCAGACCCGGCTGATGATGCAGGAGAACCTGCTGAAAATATGGGCCGAGTTCGGCACGACGGTGCTGTTCATCACCCACGATGTCGACGAGGCAATCTTTCTCGCCGACCGCGTCCTGATCATGAGCGCAAGCCCCGGGCGCATTATTGCCGATCTTGCGGTGAACCTGCCGCGGCCGCGCCTGCCGGAAGTCACGGCGGAACCTGCTTTTGCCGAGTTGAAGCGTCAATGCATCGCGCAGATCAGGGCAGAAAGCCTCAAGGCTTTTGAGCAGCAGAACCGCTGA
- a CDS encoding ABC transporter permease: MKTSTLAIAPDTDSKDISTQPQPALTIHASEPPVVDRGDRSPDNVRGKLVDGIRRVDWTGLSRSWSVRFLSLALGVLLWHLLCATKFKFFINFENVPAPLVVMDAFIGHLHDSKFFIHIAVSMKRILIGFALATGLGICIGMLMGRSKTACDLVTPYIEILRPIPAVAWIPLAILMWPTEESSIIYITFLGALFPIVLNTVHGVEQTPEVLVRAAQSLGASRLQIFWHVVTPAALPSIATGLAIGMGVSWFSLLAGEIISGQYGIGYFTWNAYSLINYPDIVVGMLVIGGLGTLSTHTVRKITQPLLSWQRRMR, translated from the coding sequence ATGAAGACTTCGACTTTGGCCATCGCGCCCGATACGGACAGCAAGGATATCTCGACACAGCCGCAACCCGCGCTGACGATCCATGCGTCAGAACCGCCCGTCGTCGACCGCGGGGACCGCTCCCCAGACAATGTCCGGGGCAAATTGGTCGACGGCATCAGGCGCGTCGACTGGACCGGTCTGTCGCGCAGTTGGTCGGTCCGCTTTCTGTCGCTCGCGCTCGGCGTCCTGCTCTGGCACCTGCTGTGCGCAACCAAATTCAAGTTCTTCATCAATTTCGAGAATGTCCCCGCGCCTTTAGTGGTGATGGATGCATTCATCGGGCATCTGCATGATTCCAAATTCTTCATCCACATAGCAGTCAGCATGAAGCGCATCTTGATCGGCTTCGCGCTGGCCACCGGCCTTGGCATCTGCATCGGCATGCTCATGGGCCGCTCAAAGACCGCCTGCGACTTGGTGACGCCTTATATCGAAATCCTGAGGCCGATCCCGGCGGTGGCCTGGATCCCGCTTGCCATCCTGATGTGGCCGACCGAGGAATCCTCCATCATCTACATCACCTTTCTCGGCGCGCTGTTTCCGATCGTGCTGAATACGGTGCATGGCGTCGAGCAGACGCCGGAGGTGCTGGTGCGCGCGGCACAATCGCTCGGCGCCTCGCGCCTGCAGATTTTCTGGCATGTGGTCACGCCGGCCGCATTGCCGTCGATCGCGACGGGGCTTGCCATCGGCATGGGCGTGTCGTGGTTTTCGCTGCTGGCGGGGGAAATCATCTCCGGCCAATACGGCATCGGCTATTTCACCTGGAACGCCTATTCGCTGATCAATTACCCGGACATCGTGGTTGGCATGCTGGTGATTGGCGGCCTTGGCACGCTGTCCACCCATACCGTCCGCAAGATCACACAACCGCTCCTGTCCTGGCAGAGGAGAATGCGATGA
- a CDS encoding glucokinase, whose translation MNGPKLGLVGDVGATNARFALVAPDGSITAPRVYALDDYPSIADAIETYLTEELPARRPMLAVLAVASPITGDQVTLTNHNWTFSIEGLRRRFRLERLRVINDFAANALAIPHLREGDRTQIGSGAPIADAPIGVIGPGTGLGVSALVPMDDGSMPIQGEGGHVTMAPVDEREGAVLDLMRRRYDHVSAERILSGPGLVNLYNALCELSGVPAAPFTAPQITSAQVGVEDPRAREAMAMFCAMLGTIAGNLALTFGARGGIYIAGGIVPRLGAAFAKSAFRTRFEAKGRFTSYLAAIPTYVITRPLPALLGAAKLLKRP comes from the coding sequence ATGAACGGGCCGAAGCTTGGTCTCGTCGGGGATGTCGGCGCCACAAACGCGCGATTCGCTCTTGTTGCGCCGGACGGGAGCATCACAGCCCCAAGAGTCTACGCCTTGGATGACTATCCATCCATCGCCGACGCGATCGAGACATACCTGACGGAGGAATTACCAGCCAGACGACCGATGCTGGCCGTACTCGCGGTCGCCTCGCCGATAACGGGCGATCAGGTCACGCTGACGAACCACAACTGGACGTTTTCAATCGAGGGGCTTCGCAGGCGCTTTAGGTTGGAGCGGCTTCGCGTGATCAACGATTTCGCCGCCAACGCTCTCGCCATTCCCCACCTCCGCGAAGGTGATCGTACGCAGATCGGCTCCGGAGCGCCCATCGCCGACGCCCCCATCGGCGTGATCGGGCCGGGCACAGGACTTGGCGTAAGCGCGCTGGTTCCAATGGACGACGGTTCAATGCCCATTCAAGGCGAAGGCGGACACGTCACCATGGCGCCTGTCGACGAGCGTGAAGGCGCTGTGCTCGATCTCATGCGACGGCGCTACGACCACGTCTCCGCCGAGCGAATCCTGTCCGGGCCCGGCCTTGTCAACCTGTACAATGCCCTCTGTGAGTTGTCGGGGGTGCCCGCAGCGCCGTTTACTGCGCCTCAGATCACTAGCGCGCAGGTCGGCGTGGAAGATCCCCGTGCGCGGGAAGCTATGGCCATGTTCTGTGCCATGCTCGGGACCATCGCCGGCAATCTCGCGCTGACATTTGGCGCTCGCGGCGGCATCTACATTGCCGGCGGAATCGTTCCGAGGTTGGGCGCTGCTTTCGCGAAATCGGCATTCCGTACACGGTTCGAGGCTAAAGGACGATTCACCAGCTACCTCGCTGCGATCCCGACTTATGTCATAACCCGTCCGCTACCGGCTCTTCTTGGCGCAGCAAAACTGCTCAAACGTCCCTAA
- a CDS encoding 1-phosphofructokinase family hexose kinase → MADIITLTINPAIDTSTAVGRVTPDHKLRCGPTRRDPGGGGINVARVARRFGADVVALYPTGGVLGQLLRRLTDREDIRSLSIPIAEETREDFTVSETETGQQYRFVLPGPRLSEAEWRACLDAFVSFEGQPHFVVASGSLPPGVPEDFYGRIAKAANEAGTKMVVDSSGAALKAVVKAGVYLLKPSLRELRELADRALSGERDWVAACRKLVTDGCAEVVALTLGDKGALLVTRDQALYAPAIPIKPVSTVGAGDSFLGAMIWSLCSGHGLQNAFRYGVAAGSAALLTPGTDLCRREDVERLLGDVNIRTI, encoded by the coding sequence ATGGCGGACATCATTACGCTTACGATCAATCCCGCAATCGATACTTCGACCGCCGTCGGACGCGTGACGCCTGACCACAAGCTGAGATGCGGACCGACTCGACGCGACCCGGGTGGTGGTGGCATCAACGTGGCGCGCGTTGCCCGCCGGTTTGGTGCCGATGTTGTGGCGCTGTATCCAACGGGTGGCGTGCTCGGTCAATTGCTGCGACGCCTCACAGATCGAGAGGACATTCGCAGTCTGAGCATCCCCATAGCGGAAGAGACACGGGAAGACTTCACGGTTTCCGAAACGGAAACCGGACAGCAATATCGTTTCGTGTTGCCGGGGCCGCGACTGAGTGAAGCGGAATGGCGTGCCTGTCTCGATGCTTTTGTGTCGTTTGAAGGGCAACCGCACTTCGTGGTGGCCAGTGGCAGCTTACCTCCCGGAGTGCCGGAGGATTTCTATGGCAGGATCGCGAAGGCTGCGAACGAGGCGGGCACGAAGATGGTTGTCGATAGTTCCGGAGCTGCCCTCAAGGCCGTAGTGAAAGCAGGCGTGTATTTACTCAAGCCAAGTCTCCGCGAGTTGAGGGAACTGGCCGACAGGGCGCTTAGTGGCGAACGTGATTGGGTTGCGGCATGCCGCAAACTTGTCACGGATGGATGCGCCGAGGTCGTTGCATTGACGCTCGGAGATAAAGGCGCTCTGCTGGTCACGCGCGATCAGGCCTTGTATGCACCTGCCATCCCCATCAAGCCTGTCAGTACGGTTGGAGCAGGAGATAGCTTTCTGGGTGCCATGATCTGGAGCCTCTGCTCAGGCCATGGCCTGCAGAACGCGTTCCGGTACGGCGTGGCCGCCGGGTCCGCCGCCTTGCTTACGCCGGGAACAGATCTCTGCCGACGGGAGGACGTGGAGCGGCTGCTTGGTGACGTCAACATACGGACGATCTGA
- a CDS encoding c-type cytochrome — MTMVLLLGGADAEADMMDTTGVEPWEVCGGCHGLDGAGNRIKFPRLAGQKPGYIVKQLNDFRAGKRRNDGGQMQKMMTELEDSDLKRIAEWFAGQTPEWPGLTIEAEADMNRMRRLATRGVNDIPACLSCHSAISPEMVDRPITAPRIAGQHDFYIAKQLADFREGRRINDADGMMQRIAKKLSDADIAGLAMFLSQNPDLHEAAP, encoded by the coding sequence ATGACAATGGTGCTCCTTCTTGGCGGGGCAGACGCTGAGGCCGACATGATGGACACGACCGGCGTCGAGCCGTGGGAAGTGTGCGGCGGCTGTCACGGCCTCGACGGTGCCGGCAACCGCATCAAGTTCCCGCGCCTCGCCGGTCAGAAGCCGGGCTACATCGTCAAGCAGTTGAACGACTTCCGCGCCGGCAAGCGCAGGAATGACGGCGGACAGATGCAGAAGATGATGACCGAACTCGAGGACAGTGACCTCAAGCGCATTGCCGAGTGGTTTGCCGGTCAAACGCCCGAGTGGCCAGGCCTGACGATAGAAGCCGAAGCCGACATGAACCGCATGCGCCGGCTCGCAACCCGCGGGGTTAACGACATTCCAGCCTGCCTGTCCTGTCACAGCGCCATCTCACCGGAAATGGTGGATCGCCCGATCACGGCGCCGCGGATCGCGGGCCAGCACGATTTCTATATCGCCAAGCAGCTCGCTGATTTTCGCGAGGGGCGGCGTATCAATGACGCCGACGGCATGATGCAGCGCATCGCCAAGAAGCTCTCCGATGCCGACATCGCCGGCCTTGCGATGTTCCTCTCGCAAAATCCGGATCTCCACGAGGCAGCACCGTGA
- a CDS encoding GntR family transcriptional regulator — translation MARPGPHQHLLGGQNFPARATKPEIVPKYIRIRDWLMEHILSSGLLRGDRLPSESDLIRRFEVSRVTVRQALEALRADGVIESHHGKGWFLRRVCAVQNLGRLQGFGEMLAPMGVNTRSKVLEMTQCAAPEAVSKAFGLPQGSPVMRIARLRIAGGRVMSYDLSYFPIDVGQRLAQEDLVGQDIFVLLERALGMPLGFADVTIEIAPAGDEAAQQLGVKLASPIFKLTRLTHDRRGFPIDFEYVYGLPESHLFKVRVPRR, via the coding sequence ATGGCAAGACCTGGCCCCCATCAGCATCTCTTGGGTGGGCAGAATTTCCCGGCTCGTGCGACCAAACCTGAAATCGTCCCCAAGTACATCCGTATCCGCGACTGGCTGATGGAGCATATCCTGTCGTCGGGTCTGTTGCGTGGCGACAGGCTACCTTCCGAAAGCGACCTGATCCGCCGCTTCGAGGTCAGCCGCGTCACGGTGCGGCAGGCGCTCGAAGCGCTGCGTGCCGACGGGGTGATCGAAAGTCATCACGGCAAGGGCTGGTTCCTCCGCCGCGTCTGCGCGGTGCAGAATCTCGGCCGCCTGCAGGGCTTCGGCGAAATGCTGGCGCCGATGGGCGTGAATACGCGCTCCAAGGTGCTGGAGATGACCCAATGCGCGGCGCCGGAAGCGGTTTCGAAAGCGTTCGGCTTGCCGCAAGGCAGTCCTGTCATGCGGATTGCGCGGCTGCGCATCGCCGGCGGCCGCGTCATGTCCTACGATCTCAGCTACTTCCCGATCGACGTGGGACAGCGGCTGGCGCAGGAGGACCTTGTAGGCCAGGATATCTTCGTGCTGCTTGAGCGCGCGCTCGGCATGCCGCTTGGATTCGCCGACGTCACGATCGAGATCGCACCCGCCGGGGACGAAGCGGCACAACAACTCGGCGTCAAGCTTGCCAGCCCGATTTTCAAGCTCACCCGCCTCACGCACGACCGCCGCGGGTTTCCCATTGATTTCGAGTATGTGTACGGCCTGCCGGAATCTCATCTATTTAAGGTGCGGGTGCCGCGACGATGA